In Daphnia pulicaria isolate SC F1-1A chromosome 5, SC_F0-13Bv2, whole genome shotgun sequence, a single genomic region encodes these proteins:
- the LOC124341173 gene encoding guanine nucleotide-binding protein G(q) subunit alpha isoform X4: MACCLSEEAKEQRRINQEIEKQLRRDKQNARKELKLLLLGTGESGKSTFIKQMRIIHGAGYSDEDKRGFIKLVYQNIFMAMQSMIRAMDMLHISYGDSPNIEKAELVRSVDYETVTTFESPYVEAIRDLWRDAGIQECYDRRREYQLTDSAKYYLDEYERIVLPSYLPTEQDILRARIATTGIIEYPFDLDSILFRMVDVGGQRSERRKWIHCFENVTSIIFLVALSEYDQILFESDNENRMEESKALFRTIITYPWFQHSSVILFLNKKDLLEEKIIYSHIVDYFPEYDGPQRDAIAAREFILRMFVDLNPDSDKIIYSHFTCATDTENIRFVFAAVKDTILQLNLREYNLV, translated from the exons ATGGCCTGCTGCCTGTCTGAAGAAGCCAAAGAACAACGACGGATAAACCAAGAAATTGAAAAGCAGCTCCGAAGAGACAAACAGAATGCCAGAAAAGAACTCAAACTGCTCTTGCTTG GTACGGGAGAGTCGGGAAAATCGACCTTCATCAAGCAGATGCGCATCATTCACGGTGCCGGTTATTCTGACGAGGACAAACGGGGTTTTATCAAACTCGTCTATCAAAACATATTCATGGCTATGCAGAGCATGATACGAGCCATGGACATGCTTCACATCTCTTACGGAGACTCGCCTAATATA GAAAAAGCGGAACTAGTCCGGTCCGTCGACTACGAAACGGTCACAACTTTTGAAAGTCCTTATGTCGAAGCCATACGAGACTTGTGGAGGGATGCCGGCATTCAAGAGTGTTATGACCGGAGGCGTGAATATCAACTCACAGATTCTGCTAAATA CTATTTGGACGAATACGAACGGATTGTTCTTCCCAGTTATCTGCCAACTGAACAAGATATTCTTCGCGCTCGTATTGCCACTACGGGAATCATTGAATACCCGTTCGACTTGGATTCGATTCTTTTTCG AATGGTAGACGTGGGCGGACAGCGATCCGAGCGACGGAAATGGATTCACTGTTTTGAAAACGTCACTTCCATCATCTTCCTCGTTGCTCTAA GCGAGTACGATCAGATTCTTTTCGAATCAGACAACGAGAATCGAATGGAAGAATCCAAGGCTTTATTCCGTACTATCATCACGTATCCATGGTTCCAGCACTCGTCAGTCATCCtctttttgaacaaaaaagatCTTCTAGAAGAGAAGATTATTTACTCCCACATAGTCGACTACTTCCCCGAATATGATG GACCACAGCGGGATGCCATAGCAGCTCGGGAGTTTATTTTACGGATGTTTGTCGACCTGAATCCCGATTCGGATAAAATCATCTACTCCCATTTTACGTGTGCTACAg ATACGGAGAATATTCGTTTTGTATTTGCCGCCGTTAAGGATACTATTCTGCAACTCAACTTGCGGGAGTACAATTTGGTGTGA
- the LOC124341173 gene encoding guanine nucleotide-binding protein G(q) subunit alpha isoform X3: protein MACCLSEEAKEQRRINQEIEKQLRRDKQNARKELKLLLLGTGESGKSTFIKQMRIIHGAGYSDEDKRGFIKLVYQNIFMAMQSMIRAMDMLHISYGDSPNIEKAELVRSVDYETVTTFESPYVEAIRDLWRDAGIQECYDRRREYQLTDSAKYYLEALDRIAAPDYLPTQQDILRVRVPTTGIIEYPFDLQEIRFRMVDVGGQRSERRKWIHCFENVTSIIFLVALSEYDQILFESDNENRMEESKALFRTIITYPWFQHSSVILFLNKKDLLEEKIIYSHIVDYFPEYDGPQRDAIAAREFILRMFVDLNPDSDKIIYSHFTCATDTENIRFVFAAVKDTILQLNLREYNLV, encoded by the exons ATGGCCTGCTGCCTGTCTGAAGAAGCCAAAGAACAACGACGGATAAACCAAGAAATTGAAAAGCAGCTCCGAAGAGACAAACAGAATGCCAGAAAAGAACTCAAACTGCTCTTGCTTG GTACGGGAGAGTCGGGAAAATCGACCTTCATCAAGCAGATGCGCATCATTCACGGTGCCGGTTATTCTGACGAGGACAAACGGGGTTTTATCAAACTCGTCTATCAAAACATATTCATGGCTATGCAGAGCATGATACGAGCCATGGACATGCTTCACATCTCTTACGGAGACTCGCCTAATATA GAAAAAGCGGAACTAGTCCGGTCCGTCGACTACGAAACGGTCACAACTTTTGAAAGTCCTTATGTCGAAGCCATACGAGACTTGTGGAGGGATGCCGGCATTCAAGAGTGTTATGACCGGAGGCGTGAATATCAACTCACAGATTCTGCTAAATA CTATTTAGAAGCGCTAGACCGTATTGCCGCTCCGGATTATTTACCCACGCAACAAGATATTTTGCGCGTTCGTGTCCCCACGACGGGCATCATCGAATATCCATTTGACCTGCAGGAGATCCGCTTCAG AATGGTAGACGTGGGCGGACAGCGATCCGAGCGACGGAAATGGATTCACTGTTTTGAAAACGTCACTTCCATCATCTTCCTCGTTGCTCTAA GCGAGTACGATCAGATTCTTTTCGAATCAGACAACGAGAATCGAATGGAAGAATCCAAGGCTTTATTCCGTACTATCATCACGTATCCATGGTTCCAGCACTCGTCAGTCATCCtctttttgaacaaaaaagatCTTCTAGAAGAGAAGATTATTTACTCCCACATAGTCGACTACTTCCCCGAATATGATG GACCACAGCGGGATGCCATAGCAGCTCGGGAGTTTATTTTACGGATGTTTGTCGACCTGAATCCCGATTCGGATAAAATCATCTACTCCCATTTTACGTGTGCTACAg ATACGGAGAATATTCGTTTTGTATTTGCCGCCGTTAAGGATACTATTCTGCAACTCAACTTGCGGGAGTACAATTTGGTGTGA
- the LOC124341173 gene encoding guanine nucleotide-binding protein G(q) subunit alpha isoform X2, with amino-acid sequence MPSLTTFNCVGRSLVDQLSCCFQRRDMDGNPRQPSLVPPLLAIPALKPKKSRIRMDVVMLLQGTGESGKSTFIKQMRIIHGAGYSDEDKRGFIKLVYQNIFMAMQSMIRAMDMLHISYGDSPNIEKAELVRSVDYETVTTFESPYVEAIRDLWRDAGIQECYDRRREYQLTDSAKYYLDEYERIVLPSYLPTEQDILRARIATTGIIEYPFDLDSILFRMVDVGGQRSERRKWIHCFENVTSIIFLVALSEYDQILFESDNENRMEESKALFRTIITYPWFQHSSVILFLNKKDLLEEKIIYSHIVDYFPEYDGPQRDAIAAREFILRMFVDLNPDSDKIIYSHFTCATDTENIRFVFAAVKDTILQLNLREYNLV; translated from the exons ATGCCCAGCTTGACAACATTCAATTGTGTTGGTCGCTCTCTAGTGGATCAGCTCTCATGCTGCTTCCAGCGACGAGATATGGATGGCAATCCCAGACAGCCTTCACTCGTACCGCCTTTACTAGCCATACCCGCGTTGAAACCGAAAAAGTCGCGTATTAGAATGGACGTTGTGATGCTTTTACAGG GTACGGGAGAGTCGGGAAAATCGACCTTCATCAAGCAGATGCGCATCATTCACGGTGCCGGTTATTCTGACGAGGACAAACGGGGTTTTATCAAACTCGTCTATCAAAACATATTCATGGCTATGCAGAGCATGATACGAGCCATGGACATGCTTCACATCTCTTACGGAGACTCGCCTAATATA GAAAAAGCGGAACTAGTCCGGTCCGTCGACTACGAAACGGTCACAACTTTTGAAAGTCCTTATGTCGAAGCCATACGAGACTTGTGGAGGGATGCCGGCATTCAAGAGTGTTATGACCGGAGGCGTGAATATCAACTCACAGATTCTGCTAAATA CTATTTGGACGAATACGAACGGATTGTTCTTCCCAGTTATCTGCCAACTGAACAAGATATTCTTCGCGCTCGTATTGCCACTACGGGAATCATTGAATACCCGTTCGACTTGGATTCGATTCTTTTTCG AATGGTAGACGTGGGCGGACAGCGATCCGAGCGACGGAAATGGATTCACTGTTTTGAAAACGTCACTTCCATCATCTTCCTCGTTGCTCTAA GCGAGTACGATCAGATTCTTTTCGAATCAGACAACGAGAATCGAATGGAAGAATCCAAGGCTTTATTCCGTACTATCATCACGTATCCATGGTTCCAGCACTCGTCAGTCATCCtctttttgaacaaaaaagatCTTCTAGAAGAGAAGATTATTTACTCCCACATAGTCGACTACTTCCCCGAATATGATG GACCACAGCGGGATGCCATAGCAGCTCGGGAGTTTATTTTACGGATGTTTGTCGACCTGAATCCCGATTCGGATAAAATCATCTACTCCCATTTTACGTGTGCTACAg ATACGGAGAATATTCGTTTTGTATTTGCCGCCGTTAAGGATACTATTCTGCAACTCAACTTGCGGGAGTACAATTTGGTGTGA
- the LOC124341173 gene encoding guanine nucleotide-binding protein G(q) subunit alpha isoform X1: MPSLTTFNCVGRSLVDQLSCCFQRRDMDGNPRQPSLVPPLLAIPALKPKKSRIRMDVVMLLQGTGESGKSTFIKQMRIIHGAGYSDEDKRGFIKLVYQNIFMAMQSMIRAMDMLHISYGDSPNIEKAELVRSVDYETVTTFESPYVEAIRDLWRDAGIQECYDRRREYQLTDSAKYYLEALDRIAAPDYLPTQQDILRVRVPTTGIIEYPFDLQEIRFRMVDVGGQRSERRKWIHCFENVTSIIFLVALSEYDQILFESDNENRMEESKALFRTIITYPWFQHSSVILFLNKKDLLEEKIIYSHIVDYFPEYDGPQRDAIAAREFILRMFVDLNPDSDKIIYSHFTCATDTENIRFVFAAVKDTILQLNLREYNLV, from the exons ATGCCCAGCTTGACAACATTCAATTGTGTTGGTCGCTCTCTAGTGGATCAGCTCTCATGCTGCTTCCAGCGACGAGATATGGATGGCAATCCCAGACAGCCTTCACTCGTACCGCCTTTACTAGCCATACCCGCGTTGAAACCGAAAAAGTCGCGTATTAGAATGGACGTTGTGATGCTTTTACAGG GTACGGGAGAGTCGGGAAAATCGACCTTCATCAAGCAGATGCGCATCATTCACGGTGCCGGTTATTCTGACGAGGACAAACGGGGTTTTATCAAACTCGTCTATCAAAACATATTCATGGCTATGCAGAGCATGATACGAGCCATGGACATGCTTCACATCTCTTACGGAGACTCGCCTAATATA GAAAAAGCGGAACTAGTCCGGTCCGTCGACTACGAAACGGTCACAACTTTTGAAAGTCCTTATGTCGAAGCCATACGAGACTTGTGGAGGGATGCCGGCATTCAAGAGTGTTATGACCGGAGGCGTGAATATCAACTCACAGATTCTGCTAAATA CTATTTAGAAGCGCTAGACCGTATTGCCGCTCCGGATTATTTACCCACGCAACAAGATATTTTGCGCGTTCGTGTCCCCACGACGGGCATCATCGAATATCCATTTGACCTGCAGGAGATCCGCTTCAG AATGGTAGACGTGGGCGGACAGCGATCCGAGCGACGGAAATGGATTCACTGTTTTGAAAACGTCACTTCCATCATCTTCCTCGTTGCTCTAA GCGAGTACGATCAGATTCTTTTCGAATCAGACAACGAGAATCGAATGGAAGAATCCAAGGCTTTATTCCGTACTATCATCACGTATCCATGGTTCCAGCACTCGTCAGTCATCCtctttttgaacaaaaaagatCTTCTAGAAGAGAAGATTATTTACTCCCACATAGTCGACTACTTCCCCGAATATGATG GACCACAGCGGGATGCCATAGCAGCTCGGGAGTTTATTTTACGGATGTTTGTCGACCTGAATCCCGATTCGGATAAAATCATCTACTCCCATTTTACGTGTGCTACAg ATACGGAGAATATTCGTTTTGTATTTGCCGCCGTTAAGGATACTATTCTGCAACTCAACTTGCGGGAGTACAATTTGGTGTGA
- the LOC124340943 gene encoding GA-binding protein subunit beta-1-like isoform X3, which yields MVEMGKKLLEAASENNLESVKSLMTGGAPFTGNWLGTTPLHAAAKAGHIETVELLLKAGIFRDAKTKVDRTALQMAAEEGYTAIVQMLLEHGADINGKDMLRMTALHWAVERGHRDVVTVLLSYGAEVVSFNKFEKTAMDIACDNGFEDIALQLEAAIFQKNNSKPHIPVGNGRTEAANHNTSIPEMNSVKSPTWKTSPEEDALEKLTASTRNSESTSHEALKLLESHGISFLPVDNSTLLTSALESGQSISLTEAGKMALNHLKKDSHPIPRPAQAAPLAKKLKLSSVSTPGHPRVVTITAEQFLAIANRLQNRGSGKPVIISLPKNVALSNQTKIANNKPAVTSSSVAPSKPPASELDSSLPEFVLNQQMSDPLTIEAPTVIKPPQPPLSMPILTEDEPCSDPTSFEVKSTNDQYHDPDPLTVSSEFDLVTSQEVSTPSLDMSSPSSVIETNTTSAINIADCCTPAENSASDERKNHFFKSGQLKGSARTTPMTILCERKRRKSVTLEEVEEEFPSEAVMVASIHSKSIHSQVQQPHQHQPTLNNAAPPLDADDDMFINDESESCHGNNNPPVWLSIMEEENSRFSAGAADNDDDLLDPSRLAAQLASIRQAASQYSFSS from the exons atggTTGAAATGGGGAAGAAGCTTTTGGAAGCAGCATCAGAAAACAATCTTGAATCAGTGAAATCGCTGATGACGGGTGGAGCACCCTTTACAGGAAACTGG CTTGGTACAACCCCCTTGCATGCAGCAGCAAAAGCAGGCCACATTGAAACTGTTGAGTTACTGCTGAAAGCTGGCATATTCAGGGATGCAAAAACCAAAGTTGACCGTACTGCCTTGCAGATGGCAGCTGAAGAAGGTTACACTGCTATTGTTCAAATGCTCCTAGAACATGGTGCAGATATCAATGGCAAAGATATGTTGAGGATGACAGCTCTTCACTGGGCTGTTGAACGCGGTCATCGAGATGTTGTAACCGTTCTTCTTTCATATGGAGCTGAAGTCGTgagttttaataaatttgaaaaaaccgcCATGGACATAGCCTGTGATAATGGCTTTGAAGATATTGCATTGCAACTTGAG GCTGcaatatttcaaaagaatAATAGTAAACCCCATATTCCTGTTGGCAATGGAAGAACGGAAGCCGCTAACCATAATACTAGTATCCCCGAAATGAACTCAGTAAAAAGTCCTACTTGGAAAACTTCTCCCGAAGAAGACGCCTTAGAAAAATTGACTGCCAGCACGCGTAATT CCGAATCAACGTCACACGAAGCTTTGAAACTGCTGGAATCCCACGGCATTTCCTTTTTGCCAGTAGATAATTCTACGTTATTGACTTCAGCCCTTGAAAGCGGACAAAGTATTAGCTTGACCG AAGCTGGAAAAATGGctttaaatcatttaaaaaaagatagccATCCAATCCCCCGCCCTGCTCAAGCGGCACCGTTGGCAAAGAAACTGAAGCTTTCATCCGTCTCCACTCCTGGCCATCCAAGAGTGGTCACTATAACGGCTGAACAGTTTTTGGCCATTGCCAACCGATTACAAAACAGGGGTTCCGGCAAACCTGTGATTATTTCGCTTCCCAAAAATGTGGCTCTTTCGAACCAAACAAAGATTGCCAACAACAAGCCTGCCGTGACGTCGTCTTCTGTTGCTCCTAGTAAACCACCAGCCTCAGAATTAGATTCATCTTTGCCCGAGTTTGTTCTCAATCAGCAGATGTCTGATCCATTGACGATCGAGGCCCCAACTGTCATTAAACCTCCTCAGCCTCCGTTGAGTATGCCCATACTGACCGAGGATGAACCTTGTTCAGATCCAACCTCATTCGAAGTCAAGAGCACAAATGATCAATATCACGACCCGGATCCTTTGACGGTATCATCCGAGTTTGATTTGGTCACATCTCAAGAAGTCTCTACACCGTCCTTGGACATGTCATCGCCTTCGTCAGTGATTGAAACCAACACCACATCTGCCATTAATATCGCCGATTGTTGTACTCCAGCAGAAAACTCGGCGTCGgacgaaagaaagaatcattttttcaaatccgGTCAACTGAAAGGATCGGCTAGGACGACGCCCATGACCATCTTGTGCGaaagaaagaggagaaaatCGGTCACGCTGGAAGAAGTGGAAGAAGAATTTCCAAGTGAAGCGGTGATGGTGGCATCCATTCATTCCAAGTCAATCCATTCGCAAGTCCAGCAGCCACATCAGCATCAGCCGACTTTGAATAATGCTGCACCACCGCTGGATGCTGATGACGACATGTTCATCAATGACGAATCTGAATCTTGTCACGGCAACAACAATCCACCGGTGTGGTTGTCGATCATGGAAGAGGAAAACAGTCGATTTTCTGCCGGTGCGGCCGACAATGACGACGATCTTCTCGATCCCAGCCGACTGGCCGCCCAATTGGCCTCAATACGACAAGCTGCCTCTCAGTATTCCTTCAGTAGTTGA
- the LOC124340943 gene encoding ankycorbin-like isoform X1, with amino-acid sequence MDHNQILLDAVIEFPSQLLGDNSDGQQQEESLLLPSANQLPISNQNMVEMGKKLLEAASENNLESVKSLMTGGAPFTGNWLGTTPLHAAAKAGHIETVELLLKAGIFRDAKTKVDRTALQMAAEEGYTAIVQMLLEHGADINGKDMLRMTALHWAVERGHRDVVTVLLSYGAEVVSFNKFEKTAMDIACDNGFEDIALQLEAAIFQKNNSKPHIPVGNGRTEAANHNTSIPEMNSVKSPTWKTSPEEDALEKLTASTRNSESTSHEALKLLESHGISFLPVDNSTLLTSALESGQSISLTEAGKMALNHLKKDSHPIPRPAQAAPLAKKLKLSSVSTPGHPRVVTITAEQFLAIANRLQNRGSGKPVIISLPKNVALSNQTKIANNKPAVTSSSVAPSKPPASELDSSLPEFVLNQQMSDPLTIEAPTVIKPPQPPLSMPILTEDEPCSDPTSFEVKSTNDQYHDPDPLTVSSEFDLVTSQEVSTPSLDMSSPSSVIETNTTSAINIADCCTPAENSASDERKNHFFKSGQLKGSARTTPMTILCERKRRKSVTLEEVEEEFPSEAVMVASIHSKSIHSQVQQPHQHQPTLNNAAPPLDADDDMFINDESESCHGNNNPPVWLSIMEEENSRFSAGAADNDDDLLDPSRLAAQLASIRQAASQYSFSS; translated from the exons ATGGATcataatcaaattttattgGATGCTGTG ATAGAATTTCCTTCACAGCTTCTTGGGGATAACAGTGATGGCCAACAACAGGAAGAATCCCTCCTTTTACCCTCAGCAAATCAACTGcccatttcaaatcaaaatatggTTGAAATGGGGAAGAAGCTTTTGGAAGCAGCATCAGAAAACAATCTTGAATCAGTGAAATCGCTGATGACGGGTGGAGCACCCTTTACAGGAAACTGG CTTGGTACAACCCCCTTGCATGCAGCAGCAAAAGCAGGCCACATTGAAACTGTTGAGTTACTGCTGAAAGCTGGCATATTCAGGGATGCAAAAACCAAAGTTGACCGTACTGCCTTGCAGATGGCAGCTGAAGAAGGTTACACTGCTATTGTTCAAATGCTCCTAGAACATGGTGCAGATATCAATGGCAAAGATATGTTGAGGATGACAGCTCTTCACTGGGCTGTTGAACGCGGTCATCGAGATGTTGTAACCGTTCTTCTTTCATATGGAGCTGAAGTCGTgagttttaataaatttgaaaaaaccgcCATGGACATAGCCTGTGATAATGGCTTTGAAGATATTGCATTGCAACTTGAG GCTGcaatatttcaaaagaatAATAGTAAACCCCATATTCCTGTTGGCAATGGAAGAACGGAAGCCGCTAACCATAATACTAGTATCCCCGAAATGAACTCAGTAAAAAGTCCTACTTGGAAAACTTCTCCCGAAGAAGACGCCTTAGAAAAATTGACTGCCAGCACGCGTAATT CCGAATCAACGTCACACGAAGCTTTGAAACTGCTGGAATCCCACGGCATTTCCTTTTTGCCAGTAGATAATTCTACGTTATTGACTTCAGCCCTTGAAAGCGGACAAAGTATTAGCTTGACCG AAGCTGGAAAAATGGctttaaatcatttaaaaaaagatagccATCCAATCCCCCGCCCTGCTCAAGCGGCACCGTTGGCAAAGAAACTGAAGCTTTCATCCGTCTCCACTCCTGGCCATCCAAGAGTGGTCACTATAACGGCTGAACAGTTTTTGGCCATTGCCAACCGATTACAAAACAGGGGTTCCGGCAAACCTGTGATTATTTCGCTTCCCAAAAATGTGGCTCTTTCGAACCAAACAAAGATTGCCAACAACAAGCCTGCCGTGACGTCGTCTTCTGTTGCTCCTAGTAAACCACCAGCCTCAGAATTAGATTCATCTTTGCCCGAGTTTGTTCTCAATCAGCAGATGTCTGATCCATTGACGATCGAGGCCCCAACTGTCATTAAACCTCCTCAGCCTCCGTTGAGTATGCCCATACTGACCGAGGATGAACCTTGTTCAGATCCAACCTCATTCGAAGTCAAGAGCACAAATGATCAATATCACGACCCGGATCCTTTGACGGTATCATCCGAGTTTGATTTGGTCACATCTCAAGAAGTCTCTACACCGTCCTTGGACATGTCATCGCCTTCGTCAGTGATTGAAACCAACACCACATCTGCCATTAATATCGCCGATTGTTGTACTCCAGCAGAAAACTCGGCGTCGgacgaaagaaagaatcattttttcaaatccgGTCAACTGAAAGGATCGGCTAGGACGACGCCCATGACCATCTTGTGCGaaagaaagaggagaaaatCGGTCACGCTGGAAGAAGTGGAAGAAGAATTTCCAAGTGAAGCGGTGATGGTGGCATCCATTCATTCCAAGTCAATCCATTCGCAAGTCCAGCAGCCACATCAGCATCAGCCGACTTTGAATAATGCTGCACCACCGCTGGATGCTGATGACGACATGTTCATCAATGACGAATCTGAATCTTGTCACGGCAACAACAATCCACCGGTGTGGTTGTCGATCATGGAAGAGGAAAACAGTCGATTTTCTGCCGGTGCGGCCGACAATGACGACGATCTTCTCGATCCCAGCCGACTGGCCGCCCAATTGGCCTCAATACGACAAGCTGCCTCTCAGTATTCCTTCAGTAGTTGA
- the LOC124340943 gene encoding ankyrin repeat domain-containing protein 17-like isoform X2: MDHNQILLDAVLLGDNSDGQQQEESLLLPSANQLPISNQNMVEMGKKLLEAASENNLESVKSLMTGGAPFTGNWLGTTPLHAAAKAGHIETVELLLKAGIFRDAKTKVDRTALQMAAEEGYTAIVQMLLEHGADINGKDMLRMTALHWAVERGHRDVVTVLLSYGAEVVSFNKFEKTAMDIACDNGFEDIALQLEAAIFQKNNSKPHIPVGNGRTEAANHNTSIPEMNSVKSPTWKTSPEEDALEKLTASTRNSESTSHEALKLLESHGISFLPVDNSTLLTSALESGQSISLTEAGKMALNHLKKDSHPIPRPAQAAPLAKKLKLSSVSTPGHPRVVTITAEQFLAIANRLQNRGSGKPVIISLPKNVALSNQTKIANNKPAVTSSSVAPSKPPASELDSSLPEFVLNQQMSDPLTIEAPTVIKPPQPPLSMPILTEDEPCSDPTSFEVKSTNDQYHDPDPLTVSSEFDLVTSQEVSTPSLDMSSPSSVIETNTTSAINIADCCTPAENSASDERKNHFFKSGQLKGSARTTPMTILCERKRRKSVTLEEVEEEFPSEAVMVASIHSKSIHSQVQQPHQHQPTLNNAAPPLDADDDMFINDESESCHGNNNPPVWLSIMEEENSRFSAGAADNDDDLLDPSRLAAQLASIRQAASQYSFSS, translated from the exons ATGGATcataatcaaattttattgGATGCTGTG CTTCTTGGGGATAACAGTGATGGCCAACAACAGGAAGAATCCCTCCTTTTACCCTCAGCAAATCAACTGcccatttcaaatcaaaatatggTTGAAATGGGGAAGAAGCTTTTGGAAGCAGCATCAGAAAACAATCTTGAATCAGTGAAATCGCTGATGACGGGTGGAGCACCCTTTACAGGAAACTGG CTTGGTACAACCCCCTTGCATGCAGCAGCAAAAGCAGGCCACATTGAAACTGTTGAGTTACTGCTGAAAGCTGGCATATTCAGGGATGCAAAAACCAAAGTTGACCGTACTGCCTTGCAGATGGCAGCTGAAGAAGGTTACACTGCTATTGTTCAAATGCTCCTAGAACATGGTGCAGATATCAATGGCAAAGATATGTTGAGGATGACAGCTCTTCACTGGGCTGTTGAACGCGGTCATCGAGATGTTGTAACCGTTCTTCTTTCATATGGAGCTGAAGTCGTgagttttaataaatttgaaaaaaccgcCATGGACATAGCCTGTGATAATGGCTTTGAAGATATTGCATTGCAACTTGAG GCTGcaatatttcaaaagaatAATAGTAAACCCCATATTCCTGTTGGCAATGGAAGAACGGAAGCCGCTAACCATAATACTAGTATCCCCGAAATGAACTCAGTAAAAAGTCCTACTTGGAAAACTTCTCCCGAAGAAGACGCCTTAGAAAAATTGACTGCCAGCACGCGTAATT CCGAATCAACGTCACACGAAGCTTTGAAACTGCTGGAATCCCACGGCATTTCCTTTTTGCCAGTAGATAATTCTACGTTATTGACTTCAGCCCTTGAAAGCGGACAAAGTATTAGCTTGACCG AAGCTGGAAAAATGGctttaaatcatttaaaaaaagatagccATCCAATCCCCCGCCCTGCTCAAGCGGCACCGTTGGCAAAGAAACTGAAGCTTTCATCCGTCTCCACTCCTGGCCATCCAAGAGTGGTCACTATAACGGCTGAACAGTTTTTGGCCATTGCCAACCGATTACAAAACAGGGGTTCCGGCAAACCTGTGATTATTTCGCTTCCCAAAAATGTGGCTCTTTCGAACCAAACAAAGATTGCCAACAACAAGCCTGCCGTGACGTCGTCTTCTGTTGCTCCTAGTAAACCACCAGCCTCAGAATTAGATTCATCTTTGCCCGAGTTTGTTCTCAATCAGCAGATGTCTGATCCATTGACGATCGAGGCCCCAACTGTCATTAAACCTCCTCAGCCTCCGTTGAGTATGCCCATACTGACCGAGGATGAACCTTGTTCAGATCCAACCTCATTCGAAGTCAAGAGCACAAATGATCAATATCACGACCCGGATCCTTTGACGGTATCATCCGAGTTTGATTTGGTCACATCTCAAGAAGTCTCTACACCGTCCTTGGACATGTCATCGCCTTCGTCAGTGATTGAAACCAACACCACATCTGCCATTAATATCGCCGATTGTTGTACTCCAGCAGAAAACTCGGCGTCGgacgaaagaaagaatcattttttcaaatccgGTCAACTGAAAGGATCGGCTAGGACGACGCCCATGACCATCTTGTGCGaaagaaagaggagaaaatCGGTCACGCTGGAAGAAGTGGAAGAAGAATTTCCAAGTGAAGCGGTGATGGTGGCATCCATTCATTCCAAGTCAATCCATTCGCAAGTCCAGCAGCCACATCAGCATCAGCCGACTTTGAATAATGCTGCACCACCGCTGGATGCTGATGACGACATGTTCATCAATGACGAATCTGAATCTTGTCACGGCAACAACAATCCACCGGTGTGGTTGTCGATCATGGAAGAGGAAAACAGTCGATTTTCTGCCGGTGCGGCCGACAATGACGACGATCTTCTCGATCCCAGCCGACTGGCCGCCCAATTGGCCTCAATACGACAAGCTGCCTCTCAGTATTCCTTCAGTAGTTGA